The genomic region CGCATACGCCGCTGCCGGCGATCTCGGGCCGTCCACCCGATCCGACGCGGCCGTTGATGGGCTGCTCCTTCGCGCCGCGCTGCAATTATGCCGCCGGGCGCTGTCATGAGGCCAAACCGGTCCTGACGAGCGCCGAGATGCCGGGACATCTCTATGCCTGCTTCCACCCGATCCGGATGACGGAGGGGATCGAGGCATGATGCAGCTTGCCGCGCGGCCCGCGCCGCTTCTGAGCGTCGATAATCTCGTCGTCGAATATGGCCTCGGCAACAAGATTGTTCATGCCGTGTCCGGTGTCAGCCTCCAGGTCGCGCGCGGCGAGACGCTGGGGCTGGTCGGCGAATCCGGCTGCGGCAAGTCGACGCTTGGGCGCGCGGTGCTGCAACTGCGCCGCGCCAAGTCCGGCCGCGTGATGTTCGACGGCGAGGACCTCACCGCAATGGAGGGCGAGGCGCTGCGCAGGATGCGCCGCCGGGTGCAGCTGATCTTTCAGGATCCGATCGCTTCGCTCAACCCGCGCCGGCGCATCGGCGACATCGTCGCCGAGCCGCTTATCATCGCCGGCGTCAAGGATGCCGCCGAGCGCAAGCGCAGGGTTCACGAGGTGCTCTCTGCGGTCGGGCTCGACCCCGATCTCGTGGCGAACCGCCTGCCGCACGAGTTCTCCGGCGGCCAGTGCCAGCGCATCTGTATCGCGCGCTCGCTGGTGCTCAACCCTGAATTCATCGTCTGCGACGAGCCGGTCTCGGCCCTCGACGTCTCCATTCGCGCGCAGATCCTCAACCTGCTGGAGGAGATGAAGGCGCGCTTCGGTCTGACGCTGCTGTTCATCGCGCATGACCTCGCGGTGGTCAAAGCGGTCAGCGACCGTGTCGCGGTGATGTATCTCGGCCGGCTCTGCGAGGTCGGACCCTCGGAGCAATTGTTCGCGCGGCCCGCGCATCCCTACACCGCGCTGCTGTTGCAGGCGATCCCGGTGCCCGATCCGGACGTGCGTCCCGCCGAAAGTGTGGCGGCCGGCGAGCCGCCATCGCCGATTGCGCCGCCATCCGGCTGCCGCTTCCGGACCCGCTGCCCGCGCGCCGATCAGCGTTGCAGCGCGGAGATACCGGAGTTGCGCGAGGTCGCACCCGGCCAGTTCGCGGCTTGCCACCATCCGCTGGCCTGAACTAAGACCGGTTTGTTTCGCCGCGCCGACCATGGCATGGTGGCGCGACAACAAGAAGCATGCGGGAGGACGCCGATGAAGAGTTTCAAGGTTGCCGATTTCAAGGCGCCGCTGTTGGAGGTCGACGAGGCGACGCCGCAGCCCTCGGGCACGCAGGTGCTGATCAAGGTGAAGGCCGCCGGCGTCTGCCACAGCGACCTCCACATCTGGGAAGGCGGCTATGATCTCGGCCATGGCCGCAAGCCGCTCTCATTGAAGGATCGCGGCATCAACCTGCCGCTCACCATGGGCCACGAGACGGTGGGCGAAGTCCTCGCCTTCGGCCCCGACGTGAAGCCGACCGACCAGGGCGATCTCAAGCTCGGCGATGTTGGCCTGGTCTATCCCTGGATCGGCTGCGGCAAGTGCGCGACGTGTCTCGGCGGCGACGAGAACATGTGCTTGACGCCGCGCTCGCTCGGGGTCTATTGCGACGGCGGTTATTCCGATCACATGCTGGTGCCGCATCCGCGCTACCTGCTCAATCTGAAGGGCCT from Bradyrhizobium sp. CB1015 harbors:
- a CDS encoding ABC transporter ATP-binding protein, which produces MMQLAARPAPLLSVDNLVVEYGLGNKIVHAVSGVSLQVARGETLGLVGESGCGKSTLGRAVLQLRRAKSGRVMFDGEDLTAMEGEALRRMRRRVQLIFQDPIASLNPRRRIGDIVAEPLIIAGVKDAAERKRRVHEVLSAVGLDPDLVANRLPHEFSGGQCQRICIARSLVLNPEFIVCDEPVSALDVSIRAQILNLLEEMKARFGLTLLFIAHDLAVVKAVSDRVAVMYLGRLCEVGPSEQLFARPAHPYTALLLQAIPVPDPDVRPAESVAAGEPPSPIAPPSGCRFRTRCPRADQRCSAEIPELREVAPGQFAACHHPLA